In Nasonia vitripennis strain AsymCx chromosome 2, Nvit_psr_1.1, whole genome shotgun sequence, a genomic segment contains:
- the LOC100114179 gene encoding mitochondrial E3 ubiquitin protein ligase 1, which produces MDYLGEFIALGIDSIIFGICLKQYFYCKNSIHAVKNAEFHEVSSSLNDLVQRSPENKIDYIAIRGAVKPIGEPIRSINSKDVTGVIQKLSVTEHVVVRTTSGYWSDQEHTMQEVFNSVPFVLKKGSHQIEVVDAMAAEILDMETISDFFEPSAPNLVDYVWGFFTGHRQRGLQSTEEMLREGSIITGIGELTKSPSKPDSLILQPPVNGTPYYLTTMSLSSLLRKLDDRKKIYRWLCLMFGAIGLFIGGMVLRRYLKDKEEQRLANELRKSLEESRKERRQRVRDKDLRDDQLCVVCRTNPREIILLPCGHVCLCEDCSLDIARDCPICRNKISQKNAAYMV; this is translated from the exons ATGGATTATTTAGGCGAATTCATCGCCCTGGGCATTGACAGTATAATATTTGGAATCTGTTTGAAACAGTATTTTTACTGTAAAAATTCGATACACGCTGTAAAG AATGCTGAGTTTCACGAAGTCAGCAGTAGTCTCAACGATCTGGTGCAGAGGAGTCCAGAGAACAAAATTGACTACATTGCCATCAGGGGGGCTGTGAAACCCATTGGGGAGCCAATACGCAGCATCAACAGCAAAGACGTCACAGGAGTTATTCAGAAACTCAGCGTTACGGAACATGTTGTCGTTAGAACAACATCTGGTTACTG GTCTGACCAAGAACACACGATGCAAGAGGTTTTCAACTCAGTCCCGTTTGTTCTTAAAAAGGGCAGCCATCAAATCGAGGTAGTCGATGCCATGGCTGCAGAAATTCTGGACATGGAGACCATTTCTGACTTCTTTGAACCAAGTGCTCCAAACCTTGTTGACTATGTATGGGGATTTTTTACTG GGCATAGACAGAGAGGTTTGCAGTCAACGGAAGAAATGTTGAGAGAAGGTTCAATCATAACTGGAATTGGTGAATTAACCAAATCACCATCCAAGCCTGATTCTCTAATTTTACAACCACCTGTTAATGGTACTCCTTACTACCTCACTACTATGTCTCTAAGTTCACTGCTTCGCAAACTAGATGAccgtaaaaaaatttacag ATGGCTATGTTTAATGTTTGGCGCGATTGGATTATTTATCGGCGGCATGGTGTTGAGGCGTTACTTAAAAGACAAGGAAGAACAGAGATTAGCCAACGAATTGCGTAAATCTTTGGAAGAATCTCgaaaagaaagaagacaaAGGGTACGGGACAAAGATCTTCGTGATGATCAGCTTTGTGTCGTTTGTCGCACAAATCCTCGTGAAATTATTCTGTTACCATGCGGCCACGTCTGCCTGTGCGAAGATTGTTCTCTTGACATTGCCAGAGACTGCCCGATTTGCAGGAACAAAATTAGTCAAAAGAATGCCGCCTACATGGTTTGA
- the LOC100678650 gene encoding uncharacterized protein LOC100678650 isoform X2, with amino-acid sequence MIALAWSVFMVLSMVMASSQAFLTAPLPGYAQGLSGGGGGSSTGSPSLEASTESGRLLRSHVAEAILPREEDQPDDDVDDDEEEDSSASREDYGLQQQHQRGTKRRNDEQTVYVIEFETEADGSKDGSEAQSPLDPWSIVWYIGSFGGLVAFFLIVSCSEWCCRRGARPLSVPYTQRGEVINPNGQPVSESPPPPYHLFAPPPYDSVNYAEIADKSGNGEKLDIYVITMPIQQAPVMPPAQLQEQPPPA; translated from the exons ATGATCGCGCTAGCCTGGTCGGTCTTCATGGTGCTGTCGATGGTGATGGCGTCCAGCCAAGCGTTCCTCACCGCCCCGTTGCCAG GTTACGCACAAGGTctcagcggcggcggtggcggcagcAGTACCGGCAGTCCAAGCCTGGAAGCTTCGACCGAGTCCGGCCGGTTACTTCGGAGCCACGTAGCCGAGGCGATCCTTCCTCGGGAGGAGGATCAGCCCGACGACGACgtggacgacgacgaggaggaggattCCTCCGCCTCGCGCGAAGATTACggcctgcagcagcagcatcagcgcgGTACGAAGCGCCGTAACGACGAGCAGACGGTCTACGTAATTGAATTCGAGACCGAGGCCGACGGGAGCAAGG ACGGCAGCGAGGCCCAATCGCCGCTGGACCCCTGGTCGATCGTCTGGTACATCGGCTCGTTCGGCGGCCTCGTGGCCTTCTTCCTCATAGTCAGCTGCTCGGAATGGTGCTGCCGTCGCGGTGCCAGGCCCCTCTCCGTGCCCTACACCCAGCGAGGCGAGGTGATCAATCCGAACGGCCAGCCGGTCAGCGAGTCGCCGCCGCCCCCGTACCACCTGTTCGCCCCGCCGCCGTACGACTCGGTCAACTACGCCGAGATCGCCGACAAGTCCGGCAACGGCGAGAAGCTCGACATCTACGTCATCACCATGCCGATCCAGCAAGCCCCGGTCATGCCTCCGGCTCAGCTGCAGGAACAGCCGCCGCCCGCGTAG
- the LOC100678650 gene encoding uncharacterized protein LOC100678650 isoform X1, whose protein sequence is MIALAWSVFMVLSMVMASSQAFLTAPLPGYAQGLSGGGGGSSTGSPSLEASTESGRLLRSHVAEAILPREEDQPDDDVDDDEEEDSSASREDYGLQQQHQRGTKRRNDEQTVYVIEFETEADGSKGESHRNRKDMSDDGSEAQSPLDPWSIVWYIGSFGGLVAFFLIVSCSEWCCRRGARPLSVPYTQRGEVINPNGQPVSESPPPPYHLFAPPPYDSVNYAEIADKSGNGEKLDIYVITMPIQQAPVMPPAQLQEQPPPA, encoded by the exons ATGATCGCGCTAGCCTGGTCGGTCTTCATGGTGCTGTCGATGGTGATGGCGTCCAGCCAAGCGTTCCTCACCGCCCCGTTGCCAG GTTACGCACAAGGTctcagcggcggcggtggcggcagcAGTACCGGCAGTCCAAGCCTGGAAGCTTCGACCGAGTCCGGCCGGTTACTTCGGAGCCACGTAGCCGAGGCGATCCTTCCTCGGGAGGAGGATCAGCCCGACGACGACgtggacgacgacgaggaggaggattCCTCCGCCTCGCGCGAAGATTACggcctgcagcagcagcatcagcgcgGTACGAAGCGCCGTAACGACGAGCAGACGGTCTACGTAATTGAATTCGAGACCGAGGCCGACGGGAGCAAGGGTGAGAGCCACCGAAATCGCAAGGACATGTCCGACG ACGGCAGCGAGGCCCAATCGCCGCTGGACCCCTGGTCGATCGTCTGGTACATCGGCTCGTTCGGCGGCCTCGTGGCCTTCTTCCTCATAGTCAGCTGCTCGGAATGGTGCTGCCGTCGCGGTGCCAGGCCCCTCTCCGTGCCCTACACCCAGCGAGGCGAGGTGATCAATCCGAACGGCCAGCCGGTCAGCGAGTCGCCGCCGCCCCCGTACCACCTGTTCGCCCCGCCGCCGTACGACTCGGTCAACTACGCCGAGATCGCCGACAAGTCCGGCAACGGCGAGAAGCTCGACATCTACGTCATCACCATGCCGATCCAGCAAGCCCCGGTCATGCCTCCGGCTCAGCTGCAGGAACAGCCGCCGCCCGCGTAG
- the LOC100678584 gene encoding uncharacterized protein LOC100678584 has protein sequence MPVVCNRVTCNKNAVLKRPKTGDPMCKECFFDCFETEIHVTIVKAELFKRGDKVAIGASGGKDSTVLAYILKLLNERYDYGLELFLLSIDEGISGYRDDSLETVKQNRDDYQLPLKILSYKDLYGWSMDEIVKQIGKKNNCTFCGVFRRQALDRGAALLNADMIVTGHNADDIAETVIMNVLRGDLARLSRCTHIVTEGEGTIPRCKPLKYAYEKEIVMYAHYKELVYFSTECSYSPEAYRGHTREFLKQIERVRPTAILDIIHSGEMVRLKESVKIPERRNCTRCGFIASQEICKACVLLEGLNIGMPKLGIGKSNKAKKILGMKVEDGSENIEKNARKKPARVGDSKKKIRREMKKKKMEQDNLIRRGLIKPEEEKEQSSSCGGGGDCGDSCGSKKPEASSEDADDFLFLLPDADPFEQSSSCGGGEKKGNCGSGCRSKDSNQSTSVISEAAALEREMEDISLDSPPEESPYYEELGCGGVIDYALRVSASGDDDEEFFMEAEEMEEEIECECPSELRADPDETRTTSSPPIELNFDPDEDGDEEFNIPVFKKLMAMMHPELRVHLKEPLTPEEIEAAENKESYRFSDEDIDFLASLIVKDLKPIESDEESEKQDKHSTEPQSTTQADTDKTKVTKEALEEPHQSDNPDQSTGNGPTLVKAKPKRVGPTLLLPEMMHKAKNNLDF, from the exons ATGCCAGTCGTTTGTAATAGAGTAACATGTAACAAAAATGCCGTTTTAAAA AGGCCAAAAACCGGTGATCCTATGTGCAAAGAGTGCTTTTTTGATTGCTTTGAAACAGAGATACACGTAACAATAGTAAAAGCAGAGTTGTTCAAAAGAGGAGACAAAGTTGCCATCGGAGCATCAGGTGGAAAAGATTCCACCGTACTAGCTTACATTTTGAAACTGCTCAATGAGCGTTATGATTATGGATTGGAATTGTTTTTACTGTCTATTGACGAAGGAATCAGTGGATACAGAGATGACAGTCTTGAGACAGTCAAACAGAACCGAGATGATTATCAGTTgcctttaaaaatattatcctACAAAGATTTATATGGATGGTCCATGGATGAAATCGTTAAACAGATAGGTAAAAAGAATAATTGCACCTTTTGTGGTGTATTTCGAAGGCAGGCTTTGGACAGAGGTGCAGCGTTGTTAAATGCAGACATGATTGTTACTGGGCACAATGCTGATGATATCGCAGAAACTGTTATAATGAATGTATTGAGAGGTGATCTTGCAAGATTGTCTCGTTGTACACATATTGTTACT GAAGGAGAAGGAACCATTCCCAGATGCAAGCCTTTAAAGTATGCATATGAAAAGGAAATTGTTATGTATGCTCACTACAAGGAGTTAGTTTACTTCTCAACAGAATGCTCCTATTCACCAGAAGCTTACAGAGGTCACACTCGCGAATTCttaaaacaaattgaaagagtCAGGCCAACTGCTATACTCGACATTATTCATTCCG GCGAGATGGTAAGGCTGAAAGAAAGCGTCAAGATCCCAGAACGTCGAAACTGCACACGTTGCGGATTTATCGCCAGTCAGGAGATATGTAAAGCGTGCGTTTTACTTGAAGGTTTGAATATAGGTATGCCAAAACTAGGTATAGGAAAATCCAATAAAGCTAAAAAAATACTGGGTATGAAAGTCGAAGACGGATCCGAAAATATAGAGAAAAATGCGCGCAAAAAGCCAGCCAGAGTTGGTGATAGTAAGAAGAAAATCAGAAgagaaatgaagaaaaaaaagatggaACAAGATAATCTCATAAGAAGGGGTCTAATAAAGCcggaagaagagaaagagcagtCATCTTCTTGCGGAGGTGGAGGAGATTGTGGAGATAGTTGTGGGTCAAAGAAGCCTGAAGCGTCATCGGAAGACGCagatgattttttatttttgctaccAGACGCAGATCCTTTTGAACAATCATCTTCATgtggaggaggagaaaaaaagggaaattGCGGATCGGGATGTAGGTCGAAAGATTCGAACCAATCAACGTCAGTTATCAGTGAAGCAGCCGCGTTAGAGCGAGAAATGGAAGATATTTCGTTAGATTCTCCGCCTGAAGAAAGTCCATATTATGAAGAATTAGGTTGTGGAGGCGTAATTGATTATGCTTTGAGAGTGAGTGCTTctggtgatgatgatgaagaaTTTTTTATGGAAGCCGAAGAGATGGAAGAAGAGATAGAGTGTGAATGTCCTTCAGAATTAAGAGCAGATCCTGATGAGACCCGTACGACATCCAGTCCACCAATAGAGTTGAATTTTGATCCCGATGAAGATGGGGATGAAGAATTCAATATACCcgttttcaaaaaattaatggcAATGATGCATCCAGAATTAAGAGTTCACTTGAAAGAGCCCTTAACACCTGAAGAAATAGAAGCTGCCGAAAATAAAGAGTCGTATCGCTTTAGCGACGAAGATATAGACTTCTTGGCCTCACTAATAGTAAAAGACTTGAAACCCATCGAATCGGACGAAGAGTCAGAGAAACAAGACAAACATTCTACAGAGCCACAATCCACAACCCAGGCAGACACAGATAAAACGAAAGTAACAAAAGAAGCGTTGGAGGAACCTCATCAATCGGATAATCCAGATCAGTCTACAGGTAATGGTCCAACTTTGGTTAAGGCTAAACCAAAAAGGGTAGGGCCCACTCTTCTGTTACCAGAGATGATGcacaaagctaaaaataacttggatttttaa